In a genomic window of Streptomyces sp. NBC_01231:
- a CDS encoding DMT family transporter: protein MDRGALLAASVTVFLWASAFVSIRASADYFGPGALALGRLATGSVALLCVLLVKRGGIPPRKAWPGIILSGVLWFGCYMVALNWGEQKVDAGTAAMVVNIGPMVIALLGGWLLKEGFPPLLLAGMGVSFVGAVVVGFSTSGGGSSSVLGVVLCLLAALAYGAGVVSQKPALRHATPMQVTTFGCLIGTVACLPFSGQLVSDLSTAPPSAILNVVYLGLFPTALAFSTWAYALSRTTAGRLGATTYAVPAIVILISWIALEEVPGWVTLLGGAICLGGVAVSRLRPGRASQAPPAAPPVPDDTPASSVEPTR from the coding sequence ATGGACCGCGGCGCCCTGCTTGCCGCCTCGGTCACGGTCTTCTTATGGGCTTCGGCCTTTGTGTCCATTCGTGCGTCGGCGGACTATTTCGGACCCGGCGCCCTGGCCCTCGGGCGCCTTGCGACGGGCTCCGTCGCGTTGCTGTGCGTTCTCCTGGTCAAGCGGGGCGGTATACCGCCGCGTAAGGCATGGCCCGGGATCATATTGTCCGGAGTGCTCTGGTTCGGGTGCTACATGGTGGCGTTGAACTGGGGCGAGCAGAAAGTCGACGCCGGCACCGCCGCCATGGTCGTCAACATCGGCCCCATGGTGATCGCGCTGTTGGGTGGCTGGCTGCTCAAGGAAGGGTTCCCGCCCTTGCTGCTCGCCGGCATGGGAGTGTCGTTCGTGGGCGCGGTCGTGGTGGGCTTCTCCACGTCCGGCGGCGGTTCGTCATCGGTGCTGGGCGTGGTGCTGTGTCTGCTGGCGGCCCTTGCCTACGGGGCCGGAGTGGTGTCGCAGAAGCCCGCGCTGCGGCACGCCACACCGATGCAGGTGACGACGTTCGGATGCCTCATCGGGACCGTCGCGTGCCTGCCGTTCAGCGGGCAGCTCGTCTCGGATCTGTCCACGGCGCCGCCCTCGGCGATCCTCAATGTCGTCTATCTCGGCTTGTTCCCGACCGCCCTGGCGTTCAGCACCTGGGCGTACGCGCTGTCGCGGACCACCGCGGGCCGGCTGGGCGCGACCACGTACGCGGTGCCGGCGATCGTCATCCTCATTTCCTGGATCGCCCTGGAGGAAGTGCCCGGCTGGGTCACGCTCCTGGGCGGCGCCATCTGCCTCGGCGGCGTGGCCGTTTCCCGGCTGCGCCCCGGCCGCGCCTCTCAGGCGCCGCCGGCCGCCCCGCCGGTACCGGACGACACTCCGGCTTCCTCGGTGGAGCCGACGCGCTGA
- a CDS encoding LuxR C-terminal-related transcriptional regulator has product MMSTEHPNGDTSERFGSEAATPQEGPEGALRAIAEQLETLSRLTTGRLIDIGRTKESMSASISEESRISYLHGLDAISSAIEDALNSAQREILTAQPDGPRPGQVLDDALKSVRRHIEAGVAMRTLYQHTTRFDEATKNYVRAVTDYGVRVRTLAEFFDRLIIIDDSVAFISANESRTVGLAVREPAIVRFLKDIFERSWDRAKSFPFVPLHAAKAADDVIPSLRESISGLLIGGYSDKRIARRLGISERSLQGHIAAMKQQLGANTRLQLGYLLGRDETTLVL; this is encoded by the coding sequence ATGATGTCAACCGAGCATCCAAATGGGGACACATCAGAGCGTTTCGGGAGCGAAGCGGCCACACCACAGGAAGGGCCGGAGGGGGCACTGCGAGCCATTGCCGAGCAGTTGGAAACACTGTCTCGACTGACCACTGGCCGCCTCATTGACATCGGCAGAACCAAGGAGTCAATGAGTGCGTCGATTTCCGAGGAATCCCGCATCTCATACCTCCACGGACTGGACGCGATCAGCTCCGCCATCGAGGACGCACTCAACAGTGCGCAGCGGGAAATACTGACCGCGCAGCCCGATGGCCCCCGCCCCGGCCAGGTTCTGGACGACGCCCTGAAATCCGTACGGCGCCACATCGAGGCCGGGGTCGCCATGCGTACGCTCTATCAGCACACGACGCGTTTCGATGAGGCGACGAAGAACTACGTGCGGGCGGTCACCGATTACGGGGTGAGAGTGCGAACCCTGGCGGAATTCTTCGACCGTCTCATCATCATCGACGACTCAGTGGCGTTCATTTCCGCCAACGAGAGCCGAACCGTGGGACTGGCGGTCAGGGAGCCGGCGATCGTGCGGTTCCTCAAGGACATCTTCGAACGCTCCTGGGACCGCGCGAAGTCCTTCCCGTTCGTTCCCCTGCACGCCGCGAAGGCGGCCGACGACGTCATCCCGTCGTTGCGCGAGTCGATCAGCGGGCTCCTCATCGGCGGCTACTCCGACAAGCGGATCGCGCGCCGCCTCGGTATCAGCGAACGGTCGCTGCAGGGCCATATCGCGGCGATGAAGCAGCAGTTGGGGGCGAACACCCGGCTTCAGCTCGGCTATCTACTGGGCAGGGACGAGACCACGCTCGTGCTGTGA
- a CDS encoding alpha/beta fold hydrolase produces MSSSPWFLRDPAASERAARIYCFPHAGGNPRSFLGWQRGLGDDAEIVAVCPPGRGPRYQEPSATDVMELADGVAAAIVATADRPFVLFGHSFGAVLAFEVARRVGGLPDCRHLVASGCSAPALLPSRRVVETARLKGRAFTEAVGFFGGLPPEVVADEALQELLLPHLKADFRMVAQYTYRPGAPLSVPVTLINGVDDPHVKEAGLEPWARECSDEPAQHWVDGGHFYFDGRPDAVTDVLRSLVSADRGANPPGGTHVEVI; encoded by the coding sequence GTGAGTTCTTCTCCGTGGTTTTTGCGTGACCCGGCAGCGTCCGAGCGCGCGGCCCGCATCTACTGCTTCCCCCACGCGGGCGGAAACCCGCGCTCGTTCCTCGGCTGGCAGCGGGGGCTGGGGGACGACGCCGAGATCGTCGCAGTCTGCCCGCCGGGCCGTGGCCCCAGATACCAAGAGCCCTCCGCCACCGACGTGATGGAGCTCGCCGACGGTGTGGCCGCCGCCATCGTCGCCACCGCCGACCGGCCCTTCGTCCTCTTCGGACACAGCTTCGGCGCGGTCCTGGCCTTCGAGGTCGCACGCCGTGTCGGCGGCTTGCCCGACTGCCGCCACCTGGTCGCCTCCGGGTGCTCGGCGCCCGCGCTGCTGCCCAGCAGACGCGTGGTGGAGACCGCGCGCCTCAAGGGCCGCGCGTTCACCGAGGCGGTGGGCTTCTTCGGCGGGCTGCCGCCGGAAGTGGTCGCCGACGAGGCTCTGCAGGAGCTGTTGCTGCCGCATCTGAAGGCCGACTTCCGCATGGTCGCCCAGTACACCTACCGCCCGGGCGCCCCGCTGTCCGTGCCCGTCACCCTCATCAACGGAGTCGACGACCCGCACGTGAAGGAGGCCGGTCTCGAACCGTGGGCGCGCGAATGCTCCGACGAGCCGGCCCAGCACTGGGTCGACGGCGGCCACTTCTACTTCGACGGCAGGCCCGACGCCGTCACCGATGTCCTCCGGTCGCTCGTGAGCGCCGATCGTGGCGCGAATCCGCCTGGCGGCACGCATGTTGAGGTTATCTGA
- a CDS encoding isocitrate lyase/phosphoenolpyruvate mutase family protein, protein MSQSATDQYRRAVTFHKLHEGPDPFVVPNPWDAGTARVLTGLGFPALATTGAGLAHACGLPDGFLTRENILDNARSIVAATTLPVTADLESGFGDTPEEVAETIRRAAAAGLVGGSIEDSTGRADDPVRPLEEAVERVAAAVAAARELDFPFTVTARAENFFQGRPDLPDTIRRLKAYEEAGADVLYAPALPDADAIRAVCSSVERPVNVLMGSPALPLTVAELGALGVRRISVGSALSRAALGAVVRAATEIRDLGTFGFGAEAVPYPDANAMMAPARPAGPESDPAP, encoded by the coding sequence ATGAGCCAGTCCGCCACCGACCAGTACCGACGGGCCGTCACCTTCCACAAGCTCCATGAGGGACCCGACCCGTTCGTCGTCCCCAACCCGTGGGACGCGGGCACCGCGCGCGTCCTGACCGGGCTCGGCTTCCCCGCGCTCGCCACCACCGGCGCGGGCCTGGCCCACGCCTGCGGTCTGCCCGACGGCTTCCTCACTCGCGAGAACATCCTCGACAACGCCAGGTCGATCGTGGCCGCGACCACCCTGCCGGTGACGGCGGACCTGGAGAGCGGATTCGGTGACACGCCCGAGGAGGTCGCCGAGACCATCCGGCGCGCCGCCGCCGCGGGCCTGGTCGGCGGCTCGATCGAGGACTCCACCGGCCGCGCCGACGACCCCGTACGCCCCCTGGAGGAGGCCGTCGAGCGGGTGGCCGCCGCCGTCGCCGCCGCCAGGGAGCTCGACTTCCCGTTCACGGTGACCGCGCGGGCCGAGAACTTCTTCCAGGGCAGGCCCGATCTGCCGGACACCATCCGCCGGCTGAAGGCGTACGAGGAGGCGGGCGCCGATGTGCTCTACGCGCCCGCGCTGCCGGACGCCGACGCGATCCGCGCGGTGTGCTCCTCCGTCGAACGCCCCGTCAACGTCCTGATGGGTTCCCCCGCGCTGCCGCTGACCGTGGCCGAGCTGGGCGCCCTGGGGGTGCGCCGGATCAGCGTCGGCTCGGCGCTGTCCCGGGCCGCGCTCGGAGCGGTGGTCCGCGCGGCGACGGAGATCCGTGACCTCGGCACCTTCGGGTTCGGGGCCGAAGCCGTCCCGTATCCCGACGCCAACGCGATGATGGCGCCGGCCCGACCGGCCGGCCCGGAGAGTGATCCCGCACCGTGA